In the Pan paniscus chromosome 8, NHGRI_mPanPan1-v2.0_pri, whole genome shotgun sequence genome, one interval contains:
- the AKR1C3 gene encoding aldo-keto reductase family 1 member C3 isoform X1 — MDSKHQCVKLNDGHFMPVLGFGTYAPPEVPRSKALEVTKLAIEAGFRHIDSAHLYNNEEQVGLAIRSKIADGSVKREDIFYTSKLWSTFHRPELVRPALENSLKKAQLDYVDLYLIHSPMSLKPGEELSPTDENGKVIFDIVDLCTTWEAMEKCKDAGLAKSIGVSNFNRRQLEMILNKPGLKYKPVCNQVECHPYFNRSKLLDFCKSKDIVLVAYSALGSQRDKRWVDPNSPVLLEDPVLCALAKKHKRTPALIALRYQLQRGVVVLAKSYNEQRIRENVQVFEFQLTAEDMKAIDGLDRNLRYFNSDRVSGQGSAWVYLCLCSPDSMELSRAANITTKSAPSI, encoded by the exons ATGGATTCCAAACACCAGTGTGTGAAGCTAAATGATGGCCACTTCATGCCTGTATTGGGATTTGGCACCTATGCACCTCCAGAG GTTCCGAGAAGTAAAGCTTTGGAGGTCACAAAATTAGCAATAGAAGCTGGGTTCCGCCATATAGATTCTGCTCATTTATACAATAATGAGGAGCAGGTTGGACTGGCCATCCGAAGCAAgattgcagatggcagtgtgaaAAGAGAAGACATATTCTACACTTCAAAG CTTTGGTCCACTTTTCATCGACCAGAGTTGGTCCGACCAGCCTTGGAAAACTCGCTGAAAAAAGCTCAATTGGACTATGTTGACCTCTATCTTATTCATTCTCCAATGTCTCTAAAG CCAGGTGAGGAACTTTCACCAACAGATGAAAATGGAAAAGTAATATTTGACATAGTGGATCTCTGTACCACCTGGGAG GCCATGGAGAAGTGTAAGGATGCAGGATTGGCCAAGTCCATTGGGGTGTCAAACTTCAACCGCAGGCAGCTGGAGATGATCCTCAACAAGCCAGGACTCAAGTACAAGCCTGTCTGCAACCAG GTAGAATGTCATCCGTATTTCAACCGGAGTAAATTGCTAGATTTCTGCAAGTCAAAAGATATTGTTCTGGTTGCCTATAGTGCTCTGGGATCTCAACGAGACAAACGATG GGTGGACCCGAACTCCCCGGTTCTCTTGGAGGACCCAGTCCTTTGTGCCTTGGCAAAAAAGCACAAGCGAACCCCAGCCCTGATTGCCCTGCGCTACCAGCTGCAGCGTGGGGTTGTGGTCCTGGCCAAGAGCTACAATGAGCAGCGCATCAGAGAGAATGTCCAG GTTTTTGAGTTCCAGTTGACTGCAGAGGACATGAAAGCCATAGATGGCCTAGACAGAAATCTCCGCTATTTTAACAGTGATAG GGTGAGTGGGCAGGGATCAGCATGGGTCTACCTGTGCCTCTGCTCTCCTGACTCCATGGAACTTTCCAGAGCAGCCAACATCACTACCAAGTCTGCACCTTCCATATAG
- the AKR1C3 gene encoding aldo-keto reductase family 1 member C3 isoform X4, which translates to MQISQVPRSKALEVTKLAIEAGFRHIDSAHLYNNEEQVGLAIRSKIADGSVKREDIFYTSKLWSTFHRPELVRPALENSLKKAQLDYVDLYLIHSPMSLKPGEELSPTDENGKVIFDIVDLCTTWEAMEKCKDAGLAKSIGVSNFNRRQLEMILNKPGLKYKPVCNQVECHPYFNRSKLLDFCKSKDIVLVAYSALGSQRDKRWVDPNSPVLLEDPVLCALAKKHKRTPALIALRYQLQRGVVVLAKSYNEQRIRENVQVFEFQLTAEDMKAIDGLDRNLRYFNSDSLASHPNYPYSDEY; encoded by the exons GTTCCGAGAAGTAAAGCTTTGGAGGTCACAAAATTAGCAATAGAAGCTGGGTTCCGCCATATAGATTCTGCTCATTTATACAATAATGAGGAGCAGGTTGGACTGGCCATCCGAAGCAAgattgcagatggcagtgtgaaAAGAGAAGACATATTCTACACTTCAAAG CTTTGGTCCACTTTTCATCGACCAGAGTTGGTCCGACCAGCCTTGGAAAACTCGCTGAAAAAAGCTCAATTGGACTATGTTGACCTCTATCTTATTCATTCTCCAATGTCTCTAAAG CCAGGTGAGGAACTTTCACCAACAGATGAAAATGGAAAAGTAATATTTGACATAGTGGATCTCTGTACCACCTGGGAG GCCATGGAGAAGTGTAAGGATGCAGGATTGGCCAAGTCCATTGGGGTGTCAAACTTCAACCGCAGGCAGCTGGAGATGATCCTCAACAAGCCAGGACTCAAGTACAAGCCTGTCTGCAACCAG GTAGAATGTCATCCGTATTTCAACCGGAGTAAATTGCTAGATTTCTGCAAGTCAAAAGATATTGTTCTGGTTGCCTATAGTGCTCTGGGATCTCAACGAGACAAACGATG GGTGGACCCGAACTCCCCGGTTCTCTTGGAGGACCCAGTCCTTTGTGCCTTGGCAAAAAAGCACAAGCGAACCCCAGCCCTGATTGCCCTGCGCTACCAGCTGCAGCGTGGGGTTGTGGTCCTGGCCAAGAGCTACAATGAGCAGCGCATCAGAGAGAATGTCCAG GTTTTTGAGTTCCAGTTGACTGCAGAGGACATGAAAGCCATAGATGGCCTAGACAGAAATCTCCGCTATTTTAACAGTGATAG TCTTGCTAGCCACCCTAATTATCCATATTCAGATGAATATTAA
- the AKR1C3 gene encoding aldo-keto reductase family 1 member C3 isoform X3 produces the protein MQISQVPRSKALEVTKLAIEAGFRHIDSAHLYNNEEQVGLAIRSKIADGSVKREDIFYTSKLWSTFHRPELVRPALENSLKKAQLDYVDLYLIHSPMSLKPGEELSPTDENGKVIFDIVDLCTTWEAMEKCKDAGLAKSIGVSNFNRRQLEMILNKPGLKYKPVCNQVECHPYFNRSKLLDFCKSKDIVLVAYSALGSQRDKRWVDPNSPVLLEDPVLCALAKKHKRTPALIALRYQLQRGVVVLAKSYNEQRIRENVQVFEFQLTAEDMKAIDGLDRNLRYFNSDRVSGQGSAWVYLCLCSPDSMELSRAANITTKSAPSI, from the exons GTTCCGAGAAGTAAAGCTTTGGAGGTCACAAAATTAGCAATAGAAGCTGGGTTCCGCCATATAGATTCTGCTCATTTATACAATAATGAGGAGCAGGTTGGACTGGCCATCCGAAGCAAgattgcagatggcagtgtgaaAAGAGAAGACATATTCTACACTTCAAAG CTTTGGTCCACTTTTCATCGACCAGAGTTGGTCCGACCAGCCTTGGAAAACTCGCTGAAAAAAGCTCAATTGGACTATGTTGACCTCTATCTTATTCATTCTCCAATGTCTCTAAAG CCAGGTGAGGAACTTTCACCAACAGATGAAAATGGAAAAGTAATATTTGACATAGTGGATCTCTGTACCACCTGGGAG GCCATGGAGAAGTGTAAGGATGCAGGATTGGCCAAGTCCATTGGGGTGTCAAACTTCAACCGCAGGCAGCTGGAGATGATCCTCAACAAGCCAGGACTCAAGTACAAGCCTGTCTGCAACCAG GTAGAATGTCATCCGTATTTCAACCGGAGTAAATTGCTAGATTTCTGCAAGTCAAAAGATATTGTTCTGGTTGCCTATAGTGCTCTGGGATCTCAACGAGACAAACGATG GGTGGACCCGAACTCCCCGGTTCTCTTGGAGGACCCAGTCCTTTGTGCCTTGGCAAAAAAGCACAAGCGAACCCCAGCCCTGATTGCCCTGCGCTACCAGCTGCAGCGTGGGGTTGTGGTCCTGGCCAAGAGCTACAATGAGCAGCGCATCAGAGAGAATGTCCAG GTTTTTGAGTTCCAGTTGACTGCAGAGGACATGAAAGCCATAGATGGCCTAGACAGAAATCTCCGCTATTTTAACAGTGATAG GGTGAGTGGGCAGGGATCAGCATGGGTCTACCTGTGCCTCTGCTCTCCTGACTCCATGGAACTTTCCAGAGCAGCCAACATCACTACCAAGTCTGCACCTTCCATATAG
- the AKR1C3 gene encoding aldo-keto reductase family 1 member C3 isoform X2 produces MDSKHQCVKLNDGHFMPVLGFGTYAPPEVPRSKALEVTKLAIEAGFRHIDSAHLYNNEEQVGLAIRSKIADGSVKREDIFYTSKLWSTFHRPELVRPALENSLKKAQLDYVDLYLIHSPMSLKPGEELSPTDENGKVIFDIVDLCTTWEAMEKCKDAGLAKSIGVSNFNRRQLEMILNKPGLKYKPVCNQVECHPYFNRSKLLDFCKSKDIVLVAYSALGSQRDKRWVDPNSPVLLEDPVLCALAKKHKRTPALIALRYQLQRGVVVLAKSYNEQRIRENVQVFEFQLTAEDMKAIDGLDRNLRYFNSDSLASHPNYPYSDEY; encoded by the exons ATGGATTCCAAACACCAGTGTGTGAAGCTAAATGATGGCCACTTCATGCCTGTATTGGGATTTGGCACCTATGCACCTCCAGAG GTTCCGAGAAGTAAAGCTTTGGAGGTCACAAAATTAGCAATAGAAGCTGGGTTCCGCCATATAGATTCTGCTCATTTATACAATAATGAGGAGCAGGTTGGACTGGCCATCCGAAGCAAgattgcagatggcagtgtgaaAAGAGAAGACATATTCTACACTTCAAAG CTTTGGTCCACTTTTCATCGACCAGAGTTGGTCCGACCAGCCTTGGAAAACTCGCTGAAAAAAGCTCAATTGGACTATGTTGACCTCTATCTTATTCATTCTCCAATGTCTCTAAAG CCAGGTGAGGAACTTTCACCAACAGATGAAAATGGAAAAGTAATATTTGACATAGTGGATCTCTGTACCACCTGGGAG GCCATGGAGAAGTGTAAGGATGCAGGATTGGCCAAGTCCATTGGGGTGTCAAACTTCAACCGCAGGCAGCTGGAGATGATCCTCAACAAGCCAGGACTCAAGTACAAGCCTGTCTGCAACCAG GTAGAATGTCATCCGTATTTCAACCGGAGTAAATTGCTAGATTTCTGCAAGTCAAAAGATATTGTTCTGGTTGCCTATAGTGCTCTGGGATCTCAACGAGACAAACGATG GGTGGACCCGAACTCCCCGGTTCTCTTGGAGGACCCAGTCCTTTGTGCCTTGGCAAAAAAGCACAAGCGAACCCCAGCCCTGATTGCCCTGCGCTACCAGCTGCAGCGTGGGGTTGTGGTCCTGGCCAAGAGCTACAATGAGCAGCGCATCAGAGAGAATGTCCAG GTTTTTGAGTTCCAGTTGACTGCAGAGGACATGAAAGCCATAGATGGCCTAGACAGAAATCTCCGCTATTTTAACAGTGATAG TCTTGCTAGCCACCCTAATTATCCATATTCAGATGAATATTAA